In Trichoderma asperellum chromosome 1, complete sequence, a single window of DNA contains:
- a CDS encoding uncharacterized protein (EggNog:ENOG41~SECRETED:SignalP(1-20)~TransMembrane:1 (o6-22i)) — protein MKSISIHLIIIIIIIIIIMAPQDKKWDDSAERDLCVSIIYCNNESKGRTNWPRIEEVMNGLGYSFTKDAMSQHFSKTIMKEFKARHPSLPTSASSSPLSARKPRAAAGKAATSTPSKKRTKKSATKDAKDQLSDGGDDDFDYDSTPCKRVKKEEKDTAVKKEEAADATTETAADDKEQAFRDWAAKGPSEEEQSHIQVYQMPSSSSLLLSSHIERY, from the exons ATGAAGAGC ATATCCAttcatctcatcatcatcatcatcatcatcatcatcatcatggcccCTCAGGACAAGAAGTGGGACGATTCCGCCGAGCGCGACCTCTGCGTCTCCATAATTTACTGCAACAATGAGTCCAAGGGTCGTACCAACTGGCCTCGCATCGAGGAGGTCATGAATGGCCTTGGCTACTCGTTTACCAAGGACGCAATGTC CCAACACTTCTCCAAAACCATCATGAAGGAATTCAAAGCTCGTCATCCCTCCCTGCCCACCTCcgcttcctcttcgcctctTAGTGCCCGGAAGCCaagggctgctgctggaaaagCTGCCACCAGCACTCCTTCCAAGAAGCGAACCAAGAAGAGTGCCACCAAGGACGCAAAGGATCAGTTGAGCGACGGCGGAGATGACGATTTTGACTATGATTCCACCCCGTGCAAGAGagtcaagaaggaggaaaaggacaCCGCGgtcaaaaaggaagaagctgcagatGCTACTACCGAAAC TGCCGCCGATGACAAAGAACAAGCTTTCCGGGACTGGGCTGCTAAAGGCCCCTCTGAGGAAGAACAGAGTCATATTCAGGTCTACCAGAtgccttcttcgtcttctcttctgctctCATCTCACATAGAGAGATACTGA